In the genome of Nocardioides seonyuensis, one region contains:
- a CDS encoding ABC transporter permease, whose amino-acid sequence MRNVLTVAGVELRLFLRDRSNLFFVFVFPLMLVLMIGAQFGEGAQSGRVAVAGPDSSLRTALVEALESDDVVVSEPGWDSALELLARGRLDVAVRVDESAAAAYGSGDALQLEAVRGSSANAPVVEQEVRTAVDAVRAGRSRVLALEAHGVPPDRAETALVTAEGRASAPVLEVSYVDELSQQFEGLGQFDLGASGQLLLFVFLTCLAGSATLIQARRLGVVARMLAGPMTAGQLVAGEVLGRWAIGLFQGGYIMLASSVMFGVGWGNLGLSLLVLVLFSLVAAGAAILLGTLLENEGAASGAGVGFGLVLAALGGSMMPLELFPDTMRTVANVTPHAWAYDAFAEIQRRSGTLLDVLPQLGVLAAMAVVLAAAGAWSLRRSLARAM is encoded by the coding sequence ATGAGGAACGTGCTGACGGTCGCCGGCGTGGAGCTCCGGCTCTTCCTGCGTGACCGGTCCAACCTCTTCTTCGTCTTCGTCTTCCCGCTGATGCTGGTGCTGATGATCGGCGCCCAGTTCGGCGAGGGAGCGCAGTCGGGCAGGGTCGCGGTGGCCGGTCCGGACTCCAGCCTGCGGACCGCGCTCGTCGAGGCTCTCGAGTCCGACGACGTGGTGGTGAGCGAGCCCGGCTGGGACAGCGCCCTGGAGCTGCTGGCCCGTGGGCGGCTCGACGTCGCCGTCCGGGTGGACGAGTCTGCCGCGGCGGCGTACGGCTCGGGGGACGCGTTGCAGCTGGAGGCGGTGCGCGGCTCGTCGGCCAACGCCCCGGTCGTCGAGCAGGAGGTTCGCACGGCGGTCGACGCCGTACGCGCCGGGCGCAGTCGGGTGCTCGCGCTGGAGGCTCACGGCGTGCCACCTGACCGTGCCGAGACGGCACTGGTGACGGCTGAGGGCCGGGCTAGCGCGCCCGTGCTCGAGGTGTCGTACGTCGACGAGCTGAGCCAGCAGTTCGAGGGTCTGGGGCAGTTCGACCTCGGAGCCTCCGGGCAGCTGCTGCTCTTCGTCTTCCTCACCTGCTTGGCCGGCTCGGCCACCCTCATCCAGGCGCGTCGTCTCGGCGTCGTGGCGCGGATGCTCGCGGGACCGATGACGGCCGGGCAGCTCGTCGCCGGCGAGGTGCTCGGGCGATGGGCGATCGGACTGTTCCAGGGCGGATACATCATGCTGGCGAGCAGCGTGATGTTCGGCGTCGGCTGGGGCAACCTGGGGCTCTCCCTGCTGGTGCTGGTGCTCTTCAGCCTGGTTGCCGCCGGTGCCGCGATCCTGCTGGGCACGCTGCTGGAGAACGAGGGAGCCGCGAGCGGAGCAGGGGTCGGCTTCGGCCTGGTGCTGGCCGCCCTCGGCGGCTCGATGATGCCGCTGGAGCTCTTCCCCGACACCATGCGAACAGTCGCCAACGTGACGCCGCACGCCTGGGCGTACGACGCCTTCGCCGAGATCCAGCGGCGCAGCGGCACGCTCCTCGACGTGCTGCCCCAGCTCGGCGTGCTGGCCGCCATGGCGGTGGTGCTCGCGGCGGCCGGGGCGTGGTCGCTGCGCCGGAGCCTGGCCCGGGCGATGTGA
- a CDS encoding phytoene desaturase family protein, with protein sequence MTQTETPRTSPDEGRHRAVETWDVVVVGAGPGGLTCGAYLAANGKRVLVLEANQVVGGSTQVFRRAGNKFEFDVGTHYVGECGPGGRMQTALSGLALTERIKWLRQRPEGHCQIMVPGTTFQTPTGWDTYLDRLVAAFPEEEKGLRRCVKVMRTVAAGERPMARPFALLRWGVRPITTLMAACGLSADAQAVILAENGDYTWPPHRTPTAMHAGFLHHYLQAGAYYPRGGGQVIGAHLTDVISTHGGRVRTKARVDRILIEDGRAVGVRLHGGEEIRAGAVVSAADFKKTWAELVGEQHLTRRLRRRLKSLEMTLPMFAVYVALDVDLRERGTPPLAWVWPTNDVDGYYREVAAGRCPELMPVGVSCPTAKDPEGTHSAPEGYSTLELVSWAPKDHEFWNVTSEPTDGNGYGRDERYLALKDELTQRVLDTAELLIPDIRERMVFCEASTPITQERFTLTTDGSCYGIAPLLRNLGPFRPRVVTHIPGLYLAGGSTEHMFGINATIWGGMGTAAAVLGRDLVGEVREGAVFVDESRLTPLTDDFDPLLASKPGSTIRRPARRRPRAAVSG encoded by the coding sequence ATGACGCAGACCGAGACGCCCCGGACCAGTCCCGACGAGGGCCGACACCGCGCGGTCGAGACCTGGGACGTCGTGGTGGTGGGCGCCGGACCCGGGGGGCTCACGTGCGGCGCCTACCTCGCCGCCAACGGCAAGCGGGTGCTCGTCCTCGAGGCCAACCAGGTCGTCGGCGGCAGCACCCAGGTCTTCCGGCGGGCGGGCAACAAGTTCGAGTTCGACGTCGGCACCCACTACGTCGGCGAGTGCGGCCCCGGCGGCCGGATGCAGACCGCGCTGTCGGGCCTGGCCCTCACCGAGCGCATCAAGTGGCTGCGCCAGCGCCCCGAGGGCCACTGCCAGATCATGGTCCCGGGCACGACGTTCCAGACCCCCACCGGCTGGGACACCTACCTCGACCGCCTGGTCGCCGCCTTCCCCGAGGAGGAGAAGGGGCTGCGCCGGTGCGTCAAGGTCATGCGCACCGTCGCTGCCGGCGAACGACCCATGGCGAGGCCGTTCGCGCTGCTGCGGTGGGGGGTGCGACCCATCACCACGCTGATGGCGGCCTGCGGGCTCAGCGCCGACGCCCAGGCGGTGATCCTGGCGGAGAACGGCGACTACACCTGGCCCCCGCACCGGACCCCCACCGCCATGCACGCCGGCTTCCTCCACCACTACCTGCAGGCCGGCGCCTACTACCCGCGAGGCGGTGGCCAGGTCATCGGCGCCCACCTCACCGACGTCATCTCCACCCACGGCGGCAGGGTCCGCACGAAGGCCCGGGTCGACCGGATCCTCATCGAGGACGGGCGCGCGGTCGGCGTACGACTCCACGGCGGTGAGGAGATCCGTGCCGGCGCGGTCGTGTCGGCGGCCGACTTCAAGAAGACCTGGGCGGAGCTGGTGGGCGAGCAGCACCTGACGCGCCGGCTACGGCGACGCCTCAAGAGCCTGGAGATGACGCTGCCGATGTTCGCGGTGTACGTCGCCCTCGACGTCGACCTGCGCGAGCGTGGCACGCCGCCGCTGGCGTGGGTGTGGCCCACGAACGACGTCGACGGCTACTACCGGGAGGTCGCGGCCGGGCGCTGTCCCGAGCTGATGCCGGTCGGAGTCAGCTGCCCGACGGCCAAGGACCCCGAGGGCACCCACTCCGCGCCCGAGGGCTACTCGACGCTCGAGCTGGTGAGCTGGGCACCGAAGGACCACGAGTTCTGGAACGTCACGTCCGAGCCCACCGACGGCAACGGCTACGGTCGCGACGAGCGCTACCTCGCGCTCAAGGACGAGCTGACCCAGCGGGTGCTCGACACCGCGGAGCTCCTGATCCCCGACATCCGTGAGCGCATGGTGTTCTGCGAGGCGTCCACCCCCATCACCCAGGAGCGCTTCACGCTCACCACCGACGGGTCCTGCTACGGCATCGCCCCGCTGCTGCGGAACCTCGGTCCGTTCCGCCCGCGCGTGGTCACCCACATCCCGGGGCTCTACCTCGCGGGGGGCAGCACGGAGCACATGTTCGGCATCAACGCGACCATCTGGGGAGGGATGGGCACCGCCGCTGCAGTCCTGGGACGCGACCTCGTCGGCGAGGTCCGGGAAGGGGCGGTCTTCGTGGACGAGTCGCGCCTGACCCCGCTCACCGACGACTTCGACCCGCTCCTCGCCTCCAAGCCCGGGTCCACCATCCGGCGCCCCGCCCGCCGCCGGCCGAGGGCGGCCGTCTCCGGCTGA
- a CDS encoding TetR/AcrR family transcriptional regulator, whose protein sequence is MDHVSPAAARGSRRRERTRALLIEAAEQLMSQRAPEEIRIEDVAAQAGISPASVYVHFGTKDALMAAVTERLLAVATESLRSAYAAQTSPLERFAGVGAAYLRLLLDHPAVVKYLTVTGERGPRTAVETEVVERFSRLRGEFEESIRAAVEAGAIRRVDPELMSYFLFGAWNGVAALGLRRDALAMSAERVEQAVVEAGLVLLEGLIVEVPQT, encoded by the coding sequence GTGGACCACGTCTCTCCCGCCGCCGCTCGTGGGTCGCGCCGACGCGAGCGCACGCGGGCCCTCCTGATCGAAGCCGCCGAGCAGCTGATGTCGCAGCGGGCGCCCGAGGAGATCCGCATCGAGGACGTGGCCGCGCAGGCCGGGATCTCGCCCGCCTCCGTCTACGTCCACTTCGGGACCAAGGACGCGCTCATGGCTGCGGTCACCGAGCGACTGCTGGCGGTGGCGACGGAGTCGCTGCGCTCGGCCTACGCCGCCCAGACGTCCCCGCTCGAGCGCTTCGCCGGTGTGGGGGCCGCCTACCTCAGGCTCCTGCTCGACCACCCCGCGGTCGTGAAGTACCTGACCGTCACCGGTGAGCGCGGCCCCCGGACGGCGGTCGAGACCGAGGTGGTCGAGCGGTTCAGCCGGCTCCGGGGCGAGTTCGAGGAGAGCATCCGGGCCGCGGTCGAGGCCGGCGCCATCCGACGCGTCGACCCCGAGCTGATGTCGTACTTCCTCTTCGGCGCCTGGAACGGCGTGGCCGCCCTCGGCCTGCGGCGCGACGCGCTGGCGATGTCGGCCGAGCGCGTGGAGCAGGCCGTGGTCGAGGCGGGACTGGTCCTGCTCGAGGGCCTCATCGTGGAGGTGCCGCAGACCTGA
- a CDS encoding ABC transporter permease codes for MRQLLILALADVRQRLRDKSLFIFALVVPLALMFVFNLVFSGVEDLELEPVSVTVSAPVGDNLAQVVTDVVRGLDGADELEVTVTEVDADTGRQQVEDGKAAIALLVPDGFGDAARSGQPVTVEAVRGDEAGIEADIVLSVVDGLLAELASGAVTAQAGLTEGVPHQEIEALVAEATTGGPAYDLTRGETSDEQLDAGAALVAGQAGLFLLFTVGFGVTSLLLERETGTLARLRSMPMPRWVVVTSKSLVSFLVGAVSTSVLLALGSVLFDADFGSVPAVAALVLCAAAAGTSVMFLVVRVARTSEQASIATSIVAIVLGIGGGAFFPVSAVGSFSWLLDLGPVAAFLRGLGITSGGGGLLDIGTPVLIMLGFAAAMVLAARVVPDRGALS; via the coding sequence ATGCGTCAGCTGCTGATCCTCGCCCTCGCCGACGTCCGTCAGCGGCTCCGCGACAAGTCGCTGTTCATCTTCGCGCTGGTCGTCCCACTGGCGCTGATGTTCGTCTTCAACCTGGTCTTCAGCGGCGTCGAGGACCTGGAGCTCGAACCCGTCAGCGTCACGGTCAGCGCTCCGGTCGGCGACAACCTCGCGCAGGTGGTCACCGACGTCGTCCGCGGGCTCGACGGGGCCGACGAGCTGGAGGTCACCGTCACCGAGGTCGACGCCGACACCGGGCGCCAGCAGGTGGAGGACGGCAAGGCCGCGATCGCGCTGCTGGTGCCCGACGGGTTCGGAGACGCAGCCCGGAGCGGGCAGCCGGTCACCGTCGAGGCGGTGCGTGGCGATGAGGCGGGGATCGAGGCGGACATCGTCCTGTCGGTGGTCGACGGCTTGTTGGCGGAGCTTGCGTCCGGCGCGGTCACCGCGCAGGCGGGACTGACCGAAGGGGTGCCCCACCAGGAGATCGAGGCGCTGGTGGCCGAGGCGACGACCGGAGGCCCGGCGTACGACCTGACCCGCGGTGAGACGTCCGACGAGCAGCTCGATGCGGGTGCCGCACTCGTGGCTGGCCAGGCGGGGCTCTTCCTCCTCTTCACTGTCGGCTTCGGCGTGACGAGCCTGCTGCTCGAGCGCGAGACCGGCACCCTGGCCCGGCTCCGGTCCATGCCGATGCCGAGGTGGGTGGTCGTCACGTCGAAGTCGCTGGTCAGCTTCCTGGTCGGGGCGGTGTCCACGTCGGTGTTGCTCGCTCTCGGCAGCGTCCTCTTCGACGCCGACTTCGGCTCGGTGCCGGCCGTCGCCGCGCTGGTCCTGTGCGCCGCGGCGGCAGGTACGTCGGTGATGTTCCTGGTCGTGCGGGTCGCCCGCACCAGCGAGCAGGCCAGCATCGCAACGTCGATCGTGGCGATAGTCCTCGGTATCGGAGGCGGTGCGTTCTTCCCGGTCAGTGCAGTCGGGTCCTTCTCGTGGCTTCTCGACCTCGGCCCCGTCGCCGCCTTCCTGCGGGGTCTCGGCATCACCTCCGGCGGTGGCGGCCTCCTCGACATCGGCACACCGGTGCTGATCATGCTCGGCTTCGCCGCTGCGATGGTGCTCGCCGCGCGCGTGGTCCCGGACAGGGGGGCGTTGTCATGA
- a CDS encoding ABC transporter ATP-binding protein — MADVLVPDVLVVDSLVRRFGDLTAVDDVSFRIAPGETYGLLGPNGAGKTTTISMIAGLIAADEGTVTVAGEAMTPRTTAPKRHLGLVPQDLAIYPDLTGRENLTLFGRLQGLTGSELKSRVGEVLELIGLADRAKDRSKEYSGGMKRRLNIGIGLLNRPTLLILDEPTVGVDPQSRNAILESVEALAVEGMAVLYTTHYMEEAERLCDRIGIIDTGQLQAEGTRDELIRLTGGVDTIRIGGSGDLSGAAQELRQLPGVERVDIERRSATLTVKDAPALVAQVVGTAASYGVTLSDVEIARPDLESVFLHLTGKALRD; from the coding sequence ATGGCAGACGTGCTGGTACCCGACGTGCTGGTGGTCGACTCGCTGGTCCGCAGGTTCGGAGACCTGACGGCGGTCGACGACGTGTCGTTCCGGATCGCCCCGGGCGAGACCTATGGGCTCCTCGGTCCCAACGGGGCCGGGAAGACGACGACCATCTCGATGATCGCCGGCCTCATCGCCGCCGACGAGGGGACGGTGACGGTGGCGGGGGAGGCGATGACCCCACGGACCACTGCGCCCAAACGCCACCTCGGCCTGGTGCCCCAGGACCTGGCCATCTATCCCGACCTGACCGGTCGGGAGAACCTCACCCTCTTCGGCAGGCTCCAGGGACTGACTGGCAGTGAGCTCAAGTCCAGGGTGGGTGAGGTGCTCGAGCTGATCGGGCTGGCTGACCGGGCCAAGGACCGCAGCAAGGAGTACTCCGGCGGCATGAAGCGCCGGCTCAACATCGGCATCGGGCTGCTCAACCGACCCACCCTGCTGATCCTGGACGAGCCGACCGTCGGGGTGGACCCGCAGTCCCGCAACGCGATCCTGGAGTCGGTCGAGGCCCTCGCGGTCGAGGGCATGGCGGTGCTCTACACGACGCACTACATGGAGGAGGCCGAGCGGCTCTGCGACCGCATCGGCATCATCGACACCGGCCAGCTCCAGGCCGAGGGCACCCGCGACGAGCTGATCCGGCTCACCGGCGGCGTCGACACCATCCGGATCGGCGGGAGCGGTGACCTCTCCGGAGCGGCCCAAGAGCTGCGACAGCTTCCCGGCGTGGAGCGGGTCGACATCGAACGCCGGTCGGCGACGTTGACGGTCAAGGACGCCCCTGCCCTCGTCGCTCAGGTGGTCGGCACGGCGGCGTCGTACGGCGTGACGCTCTCCGACGTCGAGATCGCTCGGCCCGACCTCGAGTCGGTGTTCCTGCACCTCACCGGCAAGGCCTTGCGAGACTGA